From the Carya illinoinensis cultivar Pawnee chromosome 4, C.illinoinensisPawnee_v1, whole genome shotgun sequence genome, one window contains:
- the LOC122307678 gene encoding transcription repressor OFP8-like — MHVWILSGTQKIRHLSLSSKFSPLKLSLSLSLSLSLMENGFKLRISRMFRGSFGSCGSRNLSDVVEKAVFLPQNHQNFHMIEPFSPSPGSFTFICRPKPSQTPETTNHSCLIAAKDSLSEKKVSPPYSPFALANPDGRTCPPASPISPLNPFYQLGDSKSKLKKKKGSERNKSKTKKMTTPMKNKPTESVPFSSSSQDMSLGGWWYSSEEEEEEEEEEREDETDTLFSSKSLSSDSSESRRRRSRRNRHGARRRRSGTARSSETGILMPKMQGKVKDSYAVVKSSSDPYNDFRTSMVEMIVEKQIFAAKDLEQLLQCFLSLNSYHHHKVIVEVFTEIWESLFCN; from the coding sequence atgcATGTGTGGATACTTTCAGGTACTCAAAAGATccgccatctctctctctcttcaaaattctcacccctcaaactctctctctctctctctctctctctctctctcatggaaAACGGATTCAAGCTCCGAATCTCTCGCATGTTCAGAGGCTCGTTCGGCTCGTGCGGCTCCCGGAACCTCTCCGACGTAGTTGAAAAAGCCGTCTTTCTGCCACAGAACCACCAGAACTTCCACATGATAGAGCCCTTTTCCCCTAGCCCTGGATCCTTCACCTTCATCTGCAGACCCAAGCCCTCGCAAACCCCAGAAACCACAAACCACAGCTGCTTAATAGCAGCAAAAGATTCTCTCTCTGAGAAGAAAGTCTCCCCGCCTTATTCTCCTTTCGCTTTGGCCAACCCCGATGGACGTACCTGCCCTCCTGCGTCTCCAATCTCTCCCTTGAATCCCTTCTACCAGCTCGGAGATTCAAAGTCTaaactgaaaaagaagaaaggctCCGAAAGAAATAAGAGTAAGACGAAAAAGATGACGACCCCAATGAAGAACAAGCCTACGGAATCCGTTCCCTTTAGCTCATCTTCGCAGGATATGAGTTTGGGTGGGTGGTGGTATAGCAgcgaagaagaagaggaagaagaagaagaagaaagagaggacGAGACTGACACTCTTTTCTCTTCCAAGAGTCTATCTTCCGATTCATCTGAGTCTCGGCGACGTCGTTCTCGCCGGAATAGGCACGGGGCTCGGCGGAGAAGGTCGGGGACTGCTCGGAGTTCTGAAACGGGTATATTAATGCCAAAAATGCAGGGGAAAGTGAAGGATAGCTATGCGGTGGTGAAGAGTTCCAGCGATCCTTACAACGATTTCAGGACGTCAATGGTGGAGATGATCGTCGAGAAGCAGATATTTGCGGCCAAAGATTTAGAGC